A genomic segment from Leucoraja erinacea ecotype New England chromosome 39, Leri_hhj_1, whole genome shotgun sequence encodes:
- the plppr2a gene encoding phospholipid phosphatase-related protein type 2a yields the protein MTETQSFADQENPTLSKMSREKTGVRRSASIIPCFLTIELIIMVGMVLLTYYFEYTDTFAVHRRGFFCYDNAYMKPYPGPEETSVLPPVLLQSLASAIPMATIVLGELAAFAFQAEFVRRERTIVTAECCTLNPLVRRVIRFLGVYTFGLFATDIFVNAGQVIMGGPAPHFLTVCRPNYTALGCHQPTQFIASPEACTGSPSLVTNARRAFPCKDAALSMYAAIYTVMYVTIMFRAKGTRLTKPVVCLTLLCLTFLTGVVRVSEHRNHWSDVLVGFVTGAAVAVFLVCCVVHKFKGKNPVCKKVVNVPKPVCVMLALPCVESPLEKIVQLNSQKEHERSSCFFPSTPDVLIATRSVMSEV from the exons ATCAGGAGAACCCAACGCTGTCAAAGATGTCTCGCGAGAAGACAGGTGTGCGTCGGAGTGCCTCCATCATTCCCTGTTTCCTGACCATCGAG CTGATCATCATGGTTGGGATGGTGCTGCTGACGTACTACTTTGAGTACACGGACACATTTGCTGTACACCGACGGGGCTTCTTCTGCTATGACAATGCCTACATGAAGCCTTACCCTGGGCCAGAGGAGACCAGTGTCCTCCCACCAGTCCTGCTACAGTCCTTGGCTTCAGCCATTCCCATGGCAACA ATTGTTCTGGGCGAGCTGGCTGCCTTTGCCTTTCAGGCGGAGTTTGTCCGTCGGGAGAGGACCATCGTGACCGCAGAATGCTGCACACTCAACCCTCTGGTCCGCAGGGTGATCAGGTTCTTGG GAGTTTACACCTTTGGACTCTTTGCCACGGATATATTTGTGAATGCAGGGCAGGTGATCATGGGTGGCCCAGCACCACATTTCCTCACTGTCTGTCGACCCAACTATACAGCTCTGGGCTGCCACCAACCCACGCAGTTCATCGCCTCCCCAGAAGCCTGTACTGGGAGCCCAAGCCTGGTGACCAATGCCAGACGAGCCTTCCCCTGCAAGGATGCGGCCCTCAGTATGTACGCTGCCATCTACACTGTG ATGTACGTCACCATTATGTTCCGGGCCAAGGGGACACGTCTGACCAAGCCAGTGGTGTGTCTAACGCTCCTGTGTCTCACCTTCCTGACCGGCGTGGTGCGTGTGTCCGAACACCGCAACCACTGGTCAGACGTGTTGGTGGGATTTGTCACCGGGGCTGCCGTGGCTGTGTTTTTG GTCTGCTGCGTGGTCCACAAGTTTAAAGGGAAGAACCCAGTTTGTAAGAAGGTGGTGAATGTGCCAAAACCAGTCTGCGTGATGCTGGCCCTGCCCTGTGTGGAAAGTCCACTAGAAAA AATTGTCCAGCTGAATTCCCAGAAGGAACATGAACGCTCCTCGTGCTTCTTCCCCTCGACGCCGGATGTGTTGATCGCCACTCGGTCGGTGATGAGCGAGGTGTGA